The Lutra lutra chromosome 10, mLutLut1.2, whole genome shotgun sequence genome contains a region encoding:
- the LOC125079075 gene encoding olfactory receptor 4B1-like: MANTNNVTELIILGLFKDPEVQRVCFVVFLLVYLATVVGNGLIVLTVNVSKSLHSPMYFFLSYLSLVEITYSSTVVPKFITDLLAKVKTISLEGCVAQIFFFHFFGVTEIFLLTVMAYDRYVAICKPLHYTTIMNRSMCRLLVAGSWLGGFFHSMVQIIITLQLSFCGPNVIDHYFCDLHPLFKLACTDTSVEGVIVLANSGLFSIFSFLLLVSSYIVILFNLRNHSAEGRHKALSTCASHIMVVVLFFGPAIFLYMRPPSTFTEDKLVAVFYTVVTPMLNPIIYTLRNAEVKNAMRKLWGKK, translated from the coding sequence ATGGCGAATACAAATAACGTGACTGAGTTAATTATCCTCGGTCTCTTCAAGGATCCAGAGGTGCAGAGAGTATGTTTTGTGGTGTTTCTTCTTGTGTACCTGGCCACAGTTGTGGGCAATGGTCTCATTGTCCTGACAGTCAATGTCAGTAAGAGTCTGCATtcccccatgtacttcttccttagCTACCTGTCCCTGGTGGAGATCACTTACTCCTCTACTGTTGTCCCTAAATTCATCACAGACTTACTTGCCAAGGTTAAAACCATTTCCCTGGAGGGCTGTGTGGCTCAGATATTCTTCTTCCACTTCTTTGGGGTCACTGAGATCTTCCTGCTCACAGTAATGGcgtatgaccgctatgtggccatctgcaaaccccTTCACTATACAACCATCATGAATCGATCTATGTGTCGCCTTCTGGTGGCTGGCTCCTGGCTCGGTGGCTTTTTTCACTCCATGGTTCAGATTATTATCACTCTCCAATTATCTTTCTGTGGTCCCAATGTGATTGACCACTACTTCTGTGACCTCCATCCCTTATTCAAGCTTGCCTGCACTGATACTTCTGTGGAGGGGGTTATTGTATTGGCCAACAGTGGATTATTTTCtatcttctccttccttctcctggtgTCCTCCTATATTGTCATCCTGTTCAACTTGAGGAATCATTCTGCAGAGGGGAGGCACAAAGCTCTCTCCACCTGTGCCTCTCACATCATGGTGGTCGTCTTGTTCTTTGGACCTGCCATCTTCCTCTACATGCGACCTCCCTCCACCTTCACTGAGGACAAACTAGTGGCTGTGTTCTACACGGTTGTCACCCCCATGCTGAACCCCATCATCTACACACTCAGAAATGCAGAGGTGAAAAATGCAATGAGGAAGCTGTGGGGGAAAAAGTGA
- the LOC125078890 gene encoding olfactory receptor 4X2-like: protein MANTHNVTEFIFLGLSPNQKVQKLFFVLFLLLYLAVVLGNFLIVLTVMTSRCLGSPMYFFLSYLSFVEICYSSTIAPKLIKDLLAERKAISLWGCMTQLFFMHFFGGTEIFLLTVMAYDRYVAICRPLNYTTIMNRQVCAVLVGMAWAGGFVHSFAQILLIFHLPFCGPNVIDHYFCDLLPLLKLACSDTFLIDLLIVANGGTLSVISFVIILASYVVILLHLRTQSSEGRSKALSTCGSHITVVTLFFGPCIFIYLRPSTTLSIDKTVAVFYTVITPLLNPVIYSLRNAKVKKAMKKLWIRTMKLDER, encoded by the coding sequence ATGGCTAATACACACAATGtgactgaattcatttttctggGACTTTCTCCCAATCAGAAGGTGCAGAAACTTTTCTTTGTGCTATTTCTGCTTTTGTACTTAGCAGTTGTGCTGGGGAATTTCCTCATTGTGCTCACTGTCATGACCAGCAGATGTCTTGGTTCCCctatgtacttcttcctcagctACCTGTCCTTTGTGGAGATCTGCTACTCCTCAACTATAGCTCCCAAACTCATCAAGGATTTGCTGGCTGAAAGGAAAGCAATTTCTCTGTGGGGCTGCATGACACAGCTTTTCTTTATGCACTTCTTTGGTGGCACTGAGATCTTCCTGCTCACtgtgatggcctatgaccgctatgtggccatttgTAGGCCCCTCAACTATACCACTATCATGAACCGGCAGGTATGTGCTGTCCTGGTGGGAATGGCATGGGCTGGGGGCTTTGTGCATTCCTTTGCCCAAATCCTTCTAATCTTCCACTTGCCCTTCTGTGGTCCCAATGTGATTGACCACTATTTCTGCgacctccttcccctgctcaaaCTTGCCTGCTCTGACACCTTCCTAATTGATCTGCTGATTGTTGCCAATGGAGGGACCTTGTCTGTGATCAGCTTTGTGATCATCTTAGCCTCCTATGTGGTCATTTTGCTCCATCTGAGGACTCAAAGCTCTGAGGGGAGGAGCAAGGCCCTCTCCACCTGTGGGTCACATATCACCGTGGTTACCTTATTCTTTGGGCCATGCATCTTCATCTATCTAAGGCCTTCTACCACCTTGTCTATAGACAAGACAGTGGCTGTATTCTACACAGTGATCACCCCACTCCTCAACCCTGTCATCTACTCCTTGAGAAATGCCAAAGTGAAGAAGGCCATGAAGAAGCTGTGGATCAGGACAATGAAGCTAGATGAGAGATAG